In Atopobium sp. oral taxon 416, the genomic stretch CTCTACGGAAGGCGGGTGGCCAAGCACAAGGCCCAGGCGGCCATGAAGGCGGCCGACGATGCTTGAGGCCATGAAGGTGGCCCTCGACCCCACGCCGCGCCAGGAGAGGGCGCTGCTGTCCCACGCCGGCGCTGCGCGGTTCGCGTACAACGCGGCCCTCGCTCACGTGAAATCCCAGATCGAGGCCGGAAAGAGGCCCGATTGGTCCTATTGCTCCCTGCGCAGGTGGTGGAACGCCGGCAAGGACGGGCTTGCCCCCTGGTGGCGCGAGAACAGCAAAGAGGCCTACAACGCCGGCCTGGAATCACTCGGCCGCGCCCTCAAGAACTACTCCGCGTCCAAGGCGGGCGAGCGCAAGGGGCGGCGCGCGGGCTTCCCAAGGTTCAAGACCAAGGACGGGGCTGCGCCCTCCTACTCGTACACCACAGGCTCCTTCGGCCCGATCGACGGCGACCCCAAGGCGCTCAAGCTCCCGCGCGTCGGGCGCGTCCACTGCTTCGAGGACGTCGCGCGGCGCGTCGGCGACGCGAAGGTCACGCGCATGACGATCTCCCGGAGGGCGGGACGGTGGTACGCCTCGCTTTCGGTCGAGAGGCCGGGTGGCGTCCCGGCCCCCGTTCGGGGCAGACCGTCGGTCGGCGTCGACCTCGGCGTCAAGGAGTGAGCTGTAATCTTTTGGTGGACAGTGGGATTCAGGGACTAACAACAGATATGCTCTGTCCAGATACCCACCTACCAACACCAGCAGATTGAAGAGATGAGATGTCGGTAAGCGCAAGCGAGATAGAGAAGGCAAAGTCCCGCACGAAGTCGGAAACACCCAAACACTACACTGAGGAAGTATTGCCTTGAGGCTATCGACTACTACAGGAAGGCACGTAAGGCCAACCCGAAGAAGAGCATCAAAGGATGCGCCGCGAAGCTTGAGGCCAACGGCAAGACCTTAAACGACTGGATCATCAAGCACTCAAAGACCAAAAGGGTGACCCAGGAAAGGACCGACGAGCACAAGCAGCTCGACGCAGTGAACAGGCGCATACACGAGCTCGAAAGCGAAAATAAGTTCCTAAAAAGAGGCAGCCTTCTTCGCCGGAAGCCTCTGTTGAAGGACAGGTTTTAGCTCATGCTGGAGAAGAGGGCAACCTACAGCGTCTCGATGATGGAGCGCGTACTGGAGGTGAGCAGGTCCGGCTTCTACAGATGGCTCAAGGCCAAAGGCGGTGAGGACTCGTGGGGTCCTATCAAGGAGGCCATCTGCGCGATATGGGAGGAAAGCGACAGGCGCTTTAGCTTTCGCAAGGTCTGGGCCAAGCTCACAGGAGATCCGAAGTTACGCAAAATTTACAGGCACGACCCGCTACCGTGTGCGAAGGTGCATGGCTAAGCTTGGGCATCTGCGGCATCTGATCCAATGCCTCCAAGAGAACGATACTGCCCGCACCTGATACCCCCGAGCGCCCCGACCTCACCCGGCGCGGCTTTTCGTGTCCTGTTCCGACAGCCAAGCTCGTGGGCGATACAACCTATCGCAGGACCACGGCAGGCTTTATATATCTTACCGTCGCACACGATCTGTGCACACACATGGTGGTGGGCTGAAGCATACAGGACAACATGAGGGCAGGCCTTGTCGTCTTTGCCCTGAAGATGGCATATTCGCGCGGATACGTGGCCAAAGGGGCCATATTCTAAGCAGCCCAGGCAGCCAGTACATAAGCTCAAAGCTGGCCGCCTGCTCAGCCGTACCCGACGTGAGGCTCTCCGTGGGGAGAACCGGAAGCTGCCACGACAACGCTGTAGCCGAATCCTTCTTCGCCACGCTCAAGAACGAATGGTACTACCACAAGCGCCTCTCGGACGCATCCACGACCAAGCACAAGGCACACGAGTTTAATCGAGTCATACTACAACCGCTTCCGCCCGCATAAGTCCATAGGAGATCGCGTACCGGCAGAGGTGATGCAGGAGTTCTTCGAGCGCCTCGAGAGAGGCCTTGCGTCCCGATCCAAAGGCGATGCAGACCGCATAAAAAATCTGAGATTTCTCTGTCCATTATATTGACAGGGCTCAGATCGATGCGAAGGAGGCCCTCAGGAAGCGCGTGAGGCTCTCCTTCGGGGCGAGCTACCTTCGGCTTTCGAGTCGGTGGCGGCCGATCTCAGGCGCGATAAGGCTGCACCTATCTCCTGGTGCGATCTCAAGTCCAAAGGCACAAAGATGCCGATCGTAGTCTTCTAGAAGGCCCTCCAGATGTGCGAGGAGGGCACGCAGCATGCGGCTTCACTGACCTCATCGAGCCGAATTGATCATCGTTTCCCTAGCGCTTGCCGGATCTTCTGCGAAACGCCAGAGGGCAAGCGCGATGATGGCCTCCAGGCGCTGCTGCGTCCACTAGCTTCTGCACAAGATGCAGGCGCGGCTCCCCTCCCGGTACATGATGCAGGAAGCCGAAACAGGCCACAAGATCTGCAGGCGCGAGCCTTTGCGGCAGCATGTCTCCCTCATTCAGAAGACCGTCCACGATATCGTGTACATAGCAGTGTGCCAAGATGTTCTGGGGAAGCCTTTCTTCATCTATGAGAGGACGGCAAGAGTCGATAGCCTCATATGCAATCCGGACATCTGGCAGTATCTGCGCCAGGAAGCGGCCGAAGCGCAGGTTTCCGGAGGCGATATCCGTGACACGGAGCTCGTGCCTGCCTTCCACAGCCAGAAGCTCTACAATCTTTTTCCAGCCTTCCCAGGAATTCTGGTGGGGCTTGGAAAACGATGCAGCCTCAGCAGCATAGAACTCTCCTGTCACAGCAGCCAGCCTCTTCGCCAAGGTGCGTTCTATAGTGCAATCTCCTCTCCTATCATCTTCTTCACACGATCATAGATCCTCGAGAGATTGCGCCAGATATCCTGTCTTACCTGCGCTTCTGCTGCTGATTTCTGCCCTGAAAAATGTTGCCAGTATATTTCCTACCAAATTGCTCGGAATTAATGCTTGCATTCTCTCTGCACAAGCGCTTTACTATCAAACACCAAGTGTTCGGGTAGGGATTAGAAGCTGGAAGGAGAAGACAGACATGGCAGGGATGCAGAATATGATGCGCTGTGCATGCATGCGCTGTGTCACGAAGGCAAGCCTGTCCGGAACCTGTACGCGATGTCAGGCGTGATATCTGACACTCATGTATGGCAATGCTTCGGGCAGGTCCATCAAGGACCTGCCTTCTTCTTGGAGCGAAAGGATAAATTATGGAATTCGATGCACTCTCGTTTACCGCACTTGCCGTGGCTGCTGGTCTCTTCGCCGTGCTTGCCTATCTGAAGCGAAAGCGCCATTGGGGCTTTGGCGCTCGTGTCCTTCTGGCGACGGCTTTTGGCATTGGCCTCGGTCTTGCCTTCGGCCAATCCTATACGTACTACGCCCTTGTCGGCACCATCTATGCAAACGTGATCTCCGCAATGGTCGTGCCGCTGCTCTTCTTCTCCATCATCGCGTCCATAACGAATTTGGCAGACCTCGTGCACATCAAGGCCATCGGCTGGAAGTCCGTCCTGTTCCTGCTCCTGAACACGCTGACGGCGACGCTTCTGACCCTTCTCATCGCGCTTCCGCTCCACATCGGCCAGGGTTTCTCGCTTGACGCCGTAAGCTATGAGGCAAAGACTGTGCCTTCCGTCACAGACACGATCGTCGGTCTCTTCCCGCAGAACCTCGCCACATCTTGGACGAACAACGCAGTTGTCCCTATCATCGTCTTTGCCCTGATCGTCGCTGCCGCCTATAACCGTCTCGTCCAGAAGCAGAAGGAGGCACTGTCTGAGAAGGCTGTCGATGTGAAACCCTTTAAGGCCTTCGTTGACGCCACGAACTCCATCCTCGGCAACGCCGTGAGCTGGATCGTCTCTTTCACGCCGTATGCCGTGGTCTCTCTCATCGGCCGCGCCGTGGGTCGCGCTGACATCACGCAGCTCCTGCCTCTCCTCGGTGTCCTCGTCGTTGCCTACGTAATCCTTGCCCTCCAGTTCTTCGGCGTCGAGAGCGCCTTTGTCGCCTTCATCGGCAAGCTCAGCCCTGCCCGTTTCTTCCGTGGCATCGCACCTGCTGCGGTGACTGCCTTCACGACCCAGAGCTCTGTCGGCACAATTCCCGTCACCATCTCCTCCCTTACGAAGAATCTCGGCGTGGATGAGGATGTTGCCTCCTTCACAGCAGGCCTTGGCGCGAACCTCGGCATGCCCGGCTGCGCTGGCATGTGGCCGACACTTGTCTCCCTCTTTGCCCTGAATGCCACCGGCACTGCCTTCACGCCCGGCCAGTATGTCCTCTTAGTCCTTCTCACCCTCGTCGTCTCCATCGGCACGGTCGGCGTCCCGGGCACGGCCACGATCACAGCAACAGCCCTTCTCGCAGCGCTCGGCCTCCCCGTCGAGACTATTGCCCTCGTTGCCCCTATCTCCTCCATCGTCGATATGGGCCGTACCGCTACGAACGTCGTGGGTGCTGCAGAGGCATCGCTTCTCGTTGCTCGCACCGAAGGCCTCGTCGACGAAGAGGTCTACAACGGAGGCGAAGCCTACAGCCTTCCTTCAAGCAAGAAGGCAGAAGCTACAGCATAAGGTCCAGCGACTTGGATCTTATCTCCTCTCCAGAAGTCGCACAGAGGCATCTGCCCCTGTGTGACTCTTTCCATTAGAATCTTTTCCATCTGGAAGTCTTCTCAAGGAGATTGCAATAGAGAACATAGTTGCCGCCTGCATTGTCTGCATCATCGTCGGTGCTTTGATCCTGGGCATGGCAGCGTGGCAGATGAAGACCGGGTCAGTACGTCTGCTCCACGGCTACCATACGGTCAATGTGCCTGAAGAGGTATGTCCCGTACTTGCCCGCGAGTCCGGGCACCCGCTTGCTGCCGAAGGCATCCCTGTCATGTTTCTGGGACCTGCTCTCATGCTGCTTGTACCTCTTGCAGATATCTTGGACTTTGCCCTCACCGCGGTCCTGCTTGCATCCGTAGCCCTTGCCTGCCGCTCGATCGTGAAATACAGCGGCTCACTCTTCGGGAGATAGACCATCCGCGTTCAGGATAGAAGCATATCTCCTCCATCTCTTGGCTCCCCTTGCCCCTCTATAAGGGTGCGTGCTTGAACTTCGCCTTGGTGTGGCAGACTCGAGGTCACACTCCCTTATGGCTGCGGCGAGGTGCCTGCTGCTGGAGCAGATCCTGCACTTGGCCAGTGCCCCCTTGTGCTCTGGGTGCTGTGGTACCCGGTACTTCTTTCCTCGACGGCGCCGACGAGAGGTCCCTGTGCTTCTCAGGTCCGGGTGTGCCGCGCAAGCCTGCAGTAGGTCGACCTCAGGGCGACGAGCAGCTTACATAGAGCTGATAAGCAGATAGAGTCCGGCACTTTCCGCTGTCGCGGCTACCTCAGTGCGACTATCAGCACAGCCGTCCTTAAAATGTCGAGCTCCATCTTTAAGGTGCTTGTTCTTCCTTATAAGATTGAGGGTACACTCCTGCTTAGGTGTGTGGTTGTTTGAGGCATGGGTCGAGTTGGCGATGTCGTTGTTGGCGCCTATCTCTGGGCAGGCTCTTGTTATTGTCGTTAAACTCAGCGATCTGGCGCTTGAACTCTCCTGAGAACTTCCTGGAGTGCTTGAGGTCCGCCATTGCGGCCCCCTTCCCAAGCGCCTCAGTCTCTCATGGGATTGTCCCTTTCACTGTAGCCACTCCATGTCGTTTTCGAGTTCCTTTTTGTTCTTCGGCCCTGGCTTAGGTGAGCTTTCCTGATCTTTTCGTATTTGGTGATCCACTCATCTAAGGTCTTGTCATAGACCTCAAGCTTTTTGGTGCACGCCCTGATGCTTCTCTTTAGGTCTGCCTGCCTGGCCTTGTCGCAGCACTGGTAGCCTTTAAGTGCTACTCATCTATATACTGCCTGGGAAGCTTCGACTTCGACTTTGCCTTCTTCTGCCTTACTTGCACTCACTGACATCTCATGGCTTAAAGCTACAGGTGGTGTTGGGTGAGCATCTGGGCAAAGGATACTTGTCACCAGTTGCTGGTGTCCTCCTATCCACCAAAAGCTTACAGCTCAATCCTTGCCACCCGGGACTCGGGTCTCCTGGTTGAGGTAGGTACTCTTCGCGATCGAGAAGCGTTCCACACACCTCAGTGAGCCTCACCGCCGCACTCACCTGCCTCGCTGCCTGGACCTGCCCTGGACTTCTCCGGGCTCGTTAAAAAGCCAGGGTCTGCTGCTTTTAGGGTATCCAGTACCGCCAATGCCTCTACGAGCTTGACTTCGCTCATCTAGGCTCTCTCGGCCAAATCGTCGGACAGCTTACGGCGAAGGCGCGCCATGTGGTGTGCACGGGGTACCTATCGGTATCTGATGCGGTCTGCCTGCCGTCTTGGACATGCGCTGTCACGGCGAGCATATCATGTCAGCCGTACCCATAGTTGGGACTGCCCTGTCCGTGGGTACAGTACATGCGCGAGAGCCTGTCGGGTATCTTTGCTGCCGTGTACAGGCCCGCCTTCTCCATGGGCAGCCAACCGCACAGAACGCTTGTGCTGGGCAAGCAGGCGCAGTGTGCGACAGACCTCCCCAGTCAACAGGCCGCTTTCGTAAAACTCCCAGAGCAATTCCCTTGCGCTCTTCTTTGGTATATATCCCGGACTCCGATTCCAAACCAGCTGGTCCGACTTTTTGTCCGGGGTCCCAAACGCACTAGTTCTGACATCGAGGCTGGTACAGACCTTCTAACTCTGTACCCCTCATCCCTTCGCCGTCTCTGCATCTTCTGCCTTCTCTGCCCCATTCAGCCAGATGAACTGCATCCGAGCGCTACTAGTGCCCTATTGAGTAAGGTATGGCTAACATATAGTCAACGTCAATCCATATTGTCCAAGAGGCAGCTCATGCTCTTCGAGATGCTGGGAAATCCGAAAAGTCCTGTCCTCTTCTTCCATGCTATGGACATCACAGGCAAATGCAGTGAGGCTGTCACACATCATCTGGAAGACGACTACTTCTGCATCCTGCCGACAGCCACAGCCTATTGCCCAGGCCAGCGCTATGAAAGCAATACAGACGAAGTGGAACAGGTCGAGCGCTTTCTTACAGGCAAGGGTATAGCGCATCTCGAACTTGTCGTGGCATCCTCGCTCGGCACAGACCTGGCGGTCACTTCCTGGCACATGGCAAGG encodes the following:
- a CDS encoding helix-turn-helix domain-containing protein, giving the protein MLEAMKVALDPTPRQERALLSHAGAARFAYNAALAHVKSQIEAGKRPDWSYCSLRRWWNAGKDGLAPWWRENSKEAYNAGLESLGRALKNYSASKAGERKGRRAGFPRFKTKDGAAPSYSYTTGSFGPIDGDPKALKLPRVGRVHCFEDVARRVGDAKVTRMTISRRAGRWYASLSVERPGGVPAPVRGRPSVGVDLGVKE
- a CDS encoding integrase core domain-containing protein, producing MRLSVGRTGSCHDNAVAESFFATLKNEWYYHKRLSDASTTKHKAHEFNRVILQPLPPA
- a CDS encoding class I SAM-dependent methyltransferase, with translation MAKRLAAVTGEFYAAEAASFSKPHQNSWEGWKKIVELLAVEGRHELRVTDIASGNLRFGRFLAQILPDVRIAYEAIDSCRPLIDEERLPQNILAHCYVHDIVDGLLNEGDMLPQRLAPADLVACFGFLHHVPGGEPRLHLVQKLVDAAAPGGHHRACPLAFRRRSGKR
- a CDS encoding dicarboxylate/amino acid:cation symporter; protein product: MEFDALSFTALAVAAGLFAVLAYLKRKRHWGFGARVLLATAFGIGLGLAFGQSYTYYALVGTIYANVISAMVVPLLFFSIIASITNLADLVHIKAIGWKSVLFLLLNTLTATLLTLLIALPLHIGQGFSLDAVSYEAKTVPSVTDTIVGLFPQNLATSWTNNAVVPIIVFALIVAAAYNRLVQKQKEALSEKAVDVKPFKAFVDATNSILGNAVSWIVSFTPYAVVSLIGRAVGRADITQLLPLLGVLVVAYVILALQFFGVESAFVAFIGKLSPARFFRGIAPAAVTAFTTQSSVGTIPVTISSLTKNLGVDEDVASFTAGLGANLGMPGCAGMWPTLVSLFALNATGTAFTPGQYVLLVLLTLVVSIGTVGVPGTATITATALLAALGLPVETIALVAPISSIVDMGRTATNVVGAAEASLLVARTEGLVDEEVYNGGEAYSLPSSKKAEATA